From a single Longimicrobium sp. genomic region:
- a CDS encoding iron ABC transporter permease, which translates to MKPALRLALLAALCAGALLLSVRLGAVRLGVREVLDALRGAGDPTTVAIVQRLRVPRSLLAALVGGALAASGAVFQALLRNPLAEPYVLGVSGGAAVGAVAAIVFGAGASSAGVGLAAFAGAAIAIVVVLRMAASVGPTLDTRILLLSGVVAGAFFNACILLVLTFADTESFRSALFWMMGSFSGATWREIGLLAVLAGPALAVLFVLARPLNLLAVGEETAQYLGVRTERVKLAAYGTASLLTASAVAVSGVIGFVGLVIPHIVRMTWGADHRFLIPASVLLGATFLVLADSLARTVAAPTELPIGVVTAFVGVPFFLWILRRRGA; encoded by the coding sequence ATGAAGCCGGCGCTGCGCCTGGCCCTGCTCGCCGCCCTTTGCGCCGGCGCCCTGCTGCTGAGCGTGCGGCTGGGCGCGGTGCGGCTGGGCGTGCGCGAGGTGCTGGACGCGCTGCGCGGCGCGGGCGACCCCACCACGGTGGCCATCGTGCAGCGGCTGCGGGTGCCGCGCTCGCTCCTGGCTGCGCTGGTGGGCGGCGCGCTGGCGGCCAGCGGCGCCGTGTTCCAGGCGCTGCTGCGGAATCCCCTCGCCGAGCCGTACGTCCTCGGTGTCTCGGGCGGTGCGGCGGTGGGCGCGGTGGCGGCGATCGTGTTCGGCGCCGGAGCGTCGAGCGCGGGAGTGGGGCTGGCGGCGTTCGCGGGGGCGGCCATCGCCATCGTGGTGGTTCTGCGGATGGCGGCTTCCGTCGGTCCCACGCTCGACACGCGCATCCTCCTGCTCTCCGGCGTGGTCGCCGGTGCGTTCTTCAACGCGTGCATCCTGCTGGTGCTGACCTTTGCGGACACGGAGAGCTTTCGATCCGCGCTCTTCTGGATGATGGGGAGCTTCAGCGGCGCCACGTGGCGGGAGATCGGCCTCCTCGCCGTGCTGGCGGGGCCGGCGCTGGCGGTGCTGTTCGTCCTGGCGCGGCCGCTGAACCTGCTGGCCGTCGGTGAAGAAACCGCGCAGTACCTTGGGGTGAGGACGGAGCGGGTGAAGCTGGCGGCCTACGGGACGGCATCGCTGCTGACCGCATCCGCCGTGGCCGTCAGTGGCGTGATCGGGTTCGTGGGGCTGGTGATTCCGCACATCGTACGGATGACGTGGGGGGCGGACCACCGCTTCCTGATCCCCGCGTCCGTCCTGCTCGGCGCCACCTTCCTGGTCCTGGCGGACTCGCTCGCGCGCACCGTCGCCGCGCCCACGGAGCTGCCCATCGGTGTGGTGACGGCGTTCGTGGGAGTGCCGTTCTTCCTGTGGATTTTGCGCAGGAGGGGCGCGTGA
- a CDS encoding ABC transporter ATP-binding protein, translated as MSGWRCDGVTFAYPESARPAISELSLEIPAGACTAVLGPNGSGKSTLLRLLLGTLAPAAGRIELDDRPLGAWSRDELARQVGVVPQGEDAVFPMTVREMVTMGRYPHLGPWRRAGDADRRAVGDAMRRCDVHTMAARDIGTLSGGERQRARVARALAQQAPTLALDEPTAALDVAHEMAIFELLHDLGHAGKTVLLITHNLNLAARYADRLVLLDGGRLAAEGTPAQVLTRETVERVYGWPVEIVPHPGPGPDTGAPQVVPLSGEQCGRMERGHAA; from the coding sequence GTGAGCGGGTGGCGCTGCGACGGGGTGACGTTCGCGTACCCGGAATCCGCACGTCCGGCGATCTCGGAGCTGTCGCTGGAGATCCCGGCCGGCGCGTGCACCGCCGTCCTGGGGCCGAACGGGTCTGGCAAGTCCACGCTGCTTCGCCTGCTTCTGGGCACGCTGGCGCCCGCCGCGGGTCGGATCGAACTGGATGATCGTCCCCTCGGGGCGTGGAGCCGCGACGAGCTGGCGCGGCAGGTGGGCGTGGTCCCGCAGGGCGAGGACGCGGTGTTCCCCATGACCGTTCGCGAGATGGTGACGATGGGGCGCTACCCGCACCTGGGCCCCTGGCGCCGCGCAGGGGACGCCGACCGCCGCGCCGTGGGTGATGCCATGCGGCGCTGCGACGTGCATACGATGGCGGCTCGCGACATCGGCACGCTTTCCGGCGGGGAGCGGCAGCGGGCCCGGGTGGCCCGCGCGCTGGCGCAGCAGGCGCCCACGCTGGCGCTGGACGAGCCCACCGCCGCGCTGGACGTGGCCCACGAGATGGCCATCTTCGAGCTGCTGCACGACCTGGGGCACGCCGGAAAGACGGTGCTGCTGATCACCCACAACCTGAACCTTGCCGCCCGCTACGCCGATCGCCTGGTGCTGCTGGACGGCGGGCGCCTGGCCGCCGAGGGCACCCCCGCGCAGGTGCTGACGAGGGAAACCGTCGAGCGCGTCTACGGCTGGCCGGTGGAGATCGTTCCGCATCCCGGGCCGGGTCCGGACACGGGCGCGCCGCAGGTGGTGCCGCTATCGGGCGAGCAGTGCGGGCGGATGGAGCGCGGCCATGCGGCGTAG
- a CDS encoding TonB-dependent receptor yields the protein MRRRLLSLLLSIALPASLAAQRPGEVAGRVAEAGTDAPLEMAAVDLPELGIRVWTDGAGRFAIRGVEEGAHRVRVTRAGYVGWSAQVRVRNGEAAWLSIPLARDVLLLDTVSAVTTVPDPQRDGTVVTRATIEASGARTAADVVGRAPGATVRESGPTGSRTVSIRGSGADAVLVLVDGAPLNDPVSGEADLSAVPASSIERVTVLPGAHSARYGARAGAGVVLIETRAGEVPPAAEVSGGTLGARAARGEWGAPVGSAAIQAGAHTRAVDGRFTYERDPSDPTLVHRTNADEFEAGAFAALTGRLAGGELRVRGGWETLKRGLPGTGHTPSPDARQWMERGRASLAWRRGPASALVSGAVQRARYADPAPPFGLAYDDTTRVRMVNARAESSTGFRRGRLGLGVDALAQHVEAALSEQAPRTQYGGGVFAHASDEARVLRRTFALSAEARVDRDGVSGNWYASRALTVRMDGPVRVQLANRSAYSPPSLGDQFFRGGVGIVPNPDLRPERIPNEWEIGASTAAMLGNVSLSAYATAYDSDVRGMIVWMRRFNDRWSPGNIDAHRRGIDLRADAVLPGKGVRVNASYSLARITYDRQGRDDDGVQVVYRPRHSGWMGAEWGGGPWRAEARARYTGPRNPTPTEANVIPGFWATQLRVARDWRMGEWALSTALDVDRALDEKGHLIAGYPEPGRRARLDVRIQRTPLPSRNRPR from the coding sequence ATGCGGCGTAGACTGCTGTCGCTTCTGCTGTCGATCGCCCTCCCCGCCTCCCTCGCGGCCCAGCGCCCGGGCGAGGTGGCCGGCCGCGTGGCGGAGGCGGGGACGGACGCGCCGCTGGAGATGGCCGCCGTCGATCTCCCGGAGCTGGGGATCCGGGTGTGGACGGACGGTGCCGGCCGCTTCGCCATCCGCGGCGTGGAAGAAGGCGCCCATCGCGTTCGCGTCACCCGGGCGGGCTACGTGGGATGGAGCGCGCAGGTGCGGGTGAGGAACGGCGAGGCGGCGTGGCTTTCCATCCCCCTCGCGCGCGACGTGCTGCTGCTCGACACCGTGAGCGCCGTGACGACCGTGCCCGATCCGCAGCGCGACGGAACGGTGGTCACCCGCGCGACAATCGAAGCGTCGGGGGCGCGGACCGCGGCGGACGTGGTGGGGCGCGCCCCCGGCGCGACGGTGCGCGAGAGCGGGCCGACGGGATCGCGCACCGTGAGCATCCGCGGCAGCGGCGCCGACGCCGTGCTGGTGCTGGTGGACGGCGCGCCGCTGAACGACCCCGTATCCGGCGAGGCGGACCTGAGCGCCGTTCCCGCCAGCAGCATCGAGCGGGTGACCGTGCTCCCCGGAGCCCACTCCGCCCGCTACGGCGCGCGCGCCGGCGCCGGGGTGGTGCTGATCGAGACGCGGGCCGGCGAGGTGCCGCCCGCCGCGGAAGTCTCCGGCGGCACCCTGGGCGCGCGGGCGGCGCGCGGCGAGTGGGGCGCGCCGGTGGGATCGGCCGCGATCCAGGCGGGCGCGCACACGCGGGCCGTGGACGGACGGTTCACCTACGAGCGTGACCCGAGCGATCCGACGCTCGTCCATCGTACCAACGCCGACGAGTTCGAGGCCGGGGCCTTCGCCGCGCTCACCGGCCGGCTCGCGGGTGGCGAGCTGCGGGTGCGCGGGGGATGGGAAACGCTGAAGCGCGGCCTTCCCGGCACAGGCCACACCCCCTCGCCGGATGCGCGGCAGTGGATGGAGCGCGGACGCGCGTCGCTGGCGTGGCGGCGCGGCCCGGCCTCGGCGCTGGTTTCCGGCGCCGTGCAGCGCGCGCGCTACGCGGACCCGGCGCCCCCGTTCGGCTTGGCGTACGACGACACCACCCGGGTGCGGATGGTGAACGCGCGCGCCGAGTCGTCCACCGGGTTCCGCCGCGGACGACTGGGGCTGGGGGTGGACGCGCTGGCCCAGCACGTGGAGGCCGCGCTCTCGGAGCAGGCGCCGCGCACCCAGTACGGCGGCGGCGTCTTCGCCCACGCGTCGGACGAGGCGCGCGTGCTCCGGCGCACGTTCGCGCTCTCGGCCGAGGCGCGCGTGGACCGCGACGGGGTGAGCGGAAACTGGTACGCCAGCCGCGCGCTGACGGTGCGGATGGACGGGCCGGTCCGCGTGCAGCTGGCCAACCGCAGCGCGTACAGCCCGCCGTCGCTGGGCGACCAGTTCTTTCGCGGCGGCGTGGGGATCGTTCCCAACCCCGACCTGCGCCCGGAGCGCATTCCCAACGAGTGGGAGATCGGCGCCTCCACCGCGGCCATGCTGGGCAACGTGTCCCTTTCCGCGTACGCCACGGCCTACGACAGCGACGTGCGCGGGATGATCGTGTGGATGCGCCGCTTCAACGACCGCTGGAGCCCCGGCAACATCGACGCGCACCGCCGCGGCATCGACCTTCGCGCCGATGCCGTGCTGCCGGGGAAGGGAGTGCGGGTGAACGCGTCGTACTCCCTGGCGCGCATCACGTACGACCGCCAGGGCAGGGATGACGACGGCGTGCAGGTGGTGTATCGCCCCCGGCACTCCGGGTGGATGGGGGCGGAGTGGGGCGGGGGGCCGTGGCGGGCGGAGGCGCGCGCCCGCTACACCGGCCCGCGGAACCCCACGCCCACGGAGGCCAACGTCATCCCCGGCTTCTGGGCCACGCAGCTGCGCGTGGCTCGCGACTGGCGGATGGGTGAGTGGGCGCTTTCCACCGCGCTGGACGTGGATCGCGCGCTGGACGAAAAAGGGCACCTGATCGCGGGATACCCCGAGCCCGGACGCCGGGCTCGCCTGGACGTGCGCATCCAGCGCACGCCGCTACCTTCACGAAATCGACCGAGATGA
- a CDS encoding metal ABC transporter solute-binding protein, Zn/Mn family produces MAAVLLAVGVVAGCAPPEPPDTEGRLTVVTTVGMIADVAKNVGGDRVRVVGLMGPGVDPHLYKASEGDVRRLYRADVVFYGGLHLEARMAEVLEEMGERTRVVAVTDSIPRDSLLRTPGYATYDPHVWFDVRLWAMTVGLIARTLGEADPAHAAEYRANAERYRRELEQLDAYVREQAQRVPAERRVLITAHDAFSYFGRRYGFEVRGLQGISTAAEAGTADVHALAGFIAERRIPAVFVETSIAPRTIEAVREAVRAQGFDVQIGGSLYSDALGNEGTPAGTYAGMVRNNIDTLVRALLREP; encoded by the coding sequence ATGGCGGCGGTGCTGCTGGCCGTGGGCGTGGTGGCGGGATGTGCGCCCCCGGAGCCGCCCGACACGGAGGGGCGGCTGACTGTCGTAACCACGGTGGGAATGATCGCCGACGTGGCGAAGAACGTCGGCGGCGACCGCGTTCGCGTCGTGGGGCTGATGGGGCCGGGCGTGGATCCGCACCTGTACAAGGCCAGCGAGGGCGACGTCCGCCGCCTGTACCGCGCAGACGTGGTGTTCTATGGCGGGCTTCACCTGGAAGCCCGCATGGCCGAGGTGCTCGAGGAGATGGGCGAGCGCACCCGCGTGGTGGCGGTTACCGACAGCATTCCGCGCGATTCACTGCTCCGCACCCCCGGATATGCCACGTACGATCCACACGTGTGGTTCGACGTGCGCCTGTGGGCCATGACCGTGGGACTGATCGCCCGAACCCTGGGCGAGGCGGATCCGGCGCACGCCGCGGAGTACCGGGCGAACGCCGAGCGCTACCGCCGCGAGCTGGAGCAGCTGGATGCCTACGTACGCGAGCAGGCCCAGCGCGTACCCGCCGAGCGGCGGGTGCTGATCACCGCGCACGACGCCTTCAGCTACTTCGGGCGGCGGTACGGGTTCGAGGTGCGCGGGCTGCAGGGCATCAGCACCGCCGCCGAGGCGGGGACGGCCGACGTGCACGCGCTGGCGGGTTTCATCGCCGAACGCCGCATTCCGGCCGTCTTCGTGGAAACGTCCATCGCCCCCCGGACCATCGAGGCCGTGCGCGAAGCCGTGCGGGCGCAGGGCTTCGACGTGCAGATCGGCGGGTCGCTGTACTCCGACGCGCTGGGCAACGAGGGCACCCCCGCCGGCACCTACGCCGGGATGGTGCGCAACAACATCGACACCCTGGTGCGCGCGCTGCTGCGCGAGCCCTGA
- a CDS encoding metal ABC transporter ATP-binding protein has product MNEQAPAIEVNDLTVAYRDKPVLWDIDVQVPRGVLMAIVGPNGAGKSTLIKAMLGLVRAAAGQVLVHGRPYAEQRKLVAYVPQRGSVDWDFPTSVLDVVMMGCYGSLGWLRRPGKKERDAAMAALGQVGMQDFAERQISQLSGGQQQRVFLARALVQNAGLYLMDEPFQGVDAKTERAIVTVLQQLRAAGKTVVVVHHDLETVPEYFDWVLLLNVRRIGMGPVAEVFTEENLRLTYGGRVPFLQRRNGHLEGAKPVGDAPRPDGSMAAD; this is encoded by the coding sequence ATGAACGAACAGGCGCCCGCCATCGAGGTCAACGACCTCACGGTGGCGTACCGAGACAAGCCCGTGCTGTGGGACATCGACGTGCAGGTGCCCCGTGGGGTGCTGATGGCCATCGTGGGCCCCAACGGCGCGGGCAAGTCCACGCTCATCAAGGCCATGCTGGGATTGGTGCGCGCGGCGGCGGGACAGGTTCTGGTGCACGGCCGCCCGTACGCCGAGCAGCGCAAGCTGGTGGCCTACGTTCCCCAGCGCGGCAGCGTGGACTGGGACTTTCCCACCAGCGTGCTCGACGTGGTGATGATGGGGTGCTACGGCTCGCTGGGATGGCTGCGGCGGCCGGGAAAGAAGGAGCGCGACGCCGCCATGGCCGCCCTGGGGCAGGTGGGGATGCAGGACTTTGCCGAGCGGCAGATCTCGCAGCTTTCCGGCGGCCAGCAGCAGCGCGTGTTCCTGGCGCGCGCCCTGGTGCAGAACGCCGGGCTGTACCTGATGGACGAGCCGTTCCAGGGCGTAGACGCCAAGACCGAGCGCGCCATCGTCACCGTCCTGCAGCAGCTGCGTGCCGCCGGAAAGACGGTGGTCGTCGTCCATCACGACCTGGAAACCGTTCCCGAGTACTTCGACTGGGTGCTGCTGCTGAACGTGCGCCGCATCGGCATGGGGCCGGTGGCCGAGGTGTTCACGGAAGAGAACCTGCGGCTGACGTACGGCGGGCGCGTCCCCTTCCTCCAGCGCCGGAACGGCCACCTGGAGGGCGCCAAGCCCGTCGGCGATGCGCCCCGGCCCGACGGCTCCATGGCCGCGGACTGA